In a genomic window of Candidatus Binatia bacterium:
- a CDS encoding MoxR family ATPase, which produces MNEQVAVFPADATKPQTQLARLREHLNTCIVGQETLIDRLLIALLADGHLLVEGAPGLAKTKAIRALARAIEGDDHRIQFTPDLLPADLTGTDVYRPEDGSFVFQRGPIFHNLVLADEINRAPAKVQSALLEAMAERQVTVGRHTYALPRLFLVMATQNPIEQEGTYPLPEAQLDRFLMHIRVGYPNASSERKILELVRAEAREGTTPTIPTVTQSTIFAARNQVLDTYLAPALEEYVVQLVLATRDPSPYGDDLARLVRCGASPRGTIALDRCARAHAWLRGAEFVTPEDVHAIAKDVLRHRVLLTFEAEADGVTPDDFIDELIRRVPLV; this is translated from the coding sequence ATGAACGAACAGGTTGCCGTCTTTCCCGCCGACGCGACGAAGCCACAGACGCAGCTCGCGCGCCTGCGCGAGCACTTGAACACCTGCATCGTCGGCCAGGAGACCCTGATCGACCGGCTGCTGATCGCGCTGCTGGCCGACGGCCATCTTCTGGTCGAGGGCGCGCCGGGTCTCGCCAAGACCAAGGCGATCCGCGCGCTGGCGCGCGCCATCGAGGGTGACGACCACCGCATCCAGTTCACCCCCGATCTGCTGCCGGCCGACCTGACCGGCACCGACGTCTACCGCCCGGAGGACGGCAGCTTCGTCTTCCAGCGCGGCCCGATCTTCCACAACCTCGTCCTCGCCGACGAGATCAACCGCGCGCCGGCCAAGGTGCAGTCGGCGCTGCTCGAGGCGATGGCCGAGCGCCAGGTGACGGTCGGGCGCCACACCTACGCGCTGCCGCGGCTGTTCCTGGTCATGGCGACGCAGAACCCGATCGAGCAGGAGGGGACCTACCCGCTGCCCGAGGCGCAGCTCGACCGCTTCCTGATGCACATCCGCGTCGGCTACCCGAACGCGAGCTCGGAGCGGAAAATCCTCGAGCTGGTGCGCGCCGAGGCCCGCGAGGGCACGACGCCCACCATCCCGACCGTCACGCAGAGCACGATCTTCGCCGCGCGCAACCAGGTGCTCGACACCTACCTCGCGCCGGCGCTCGAGGAGTACGTCGTCCAGCTCGTCCTCGCGACGCGCGACCCCTCGCCATACGGCGACGACCTCGCCCGGCTCGTGCGCTGCGGCGCGAGCCCGCGCGGCACCATCGCGCTCGACCGCTGCGCGCGCGCCCACGCCTGGCTGCGCGGCGCCGAGTTCGTCACGCCCGAGGACGTGCACGCGATCGCCAAGGACGTCCTGCGCCACCGCGTGCTGCTGACCTTCGAGGCCGAGGCCGACGGCGTGACGCCCGACGACTTCATCGACGAGCTGATCCGCCGCGTCCCGCTCGTCTGA
- a CDS encoding DUF58 domain-containing protein, producing the protein MHEGYGITATVAELVKHRSAAGRLHGAPRGRVRTLHAGVHASTFRGRGMEFDETRAYQPGDDVRAIDWRVTARTGRVHTKLFHEERERPVLLLVDERPHMRFGTRDAFKSVVAARAAAAIAWSARDAGDRVGALILSDATLRESMTAPQRSRARLLHLLRKLSDATSRTPAVAGNEHPPSLADALSSLARSSRPGTLIHVISDFVDLDDAAERELARLARGREVACVLVYDRLEAALPSASGLRVSDGERVIELPTSRAWREKYAARFAERRARLERICRERGFGFVALATGDDVPSVLRAAAARHVRGAHALAAAAATPATPVAARPATAAPISEATRVARRAHGGLR; encoded by the coding sequence ATGCACGAGGGCTACGGCATCACCGCGACCGTCGCGGAGCTCGTCAAGCATAGATCCGCCGCCGGGCGTCTGCACGGCGCCCCGCGCGGACGCGTCCGCACGCTGCACGCCGGCGTCCACGCCTCGACTTTCCGCGGCCGCGGCATGGAGTTCGACGAGACCCGCGCCTACCAGCCGGGCGACGACGTGCGCGCGATCGACTGGCGCGTGACGGCGCGCACCGGCCGCGTCCACACCAAGCTCTTCCACGAGGAGCGCGAGCGTCCGGTGCTGCTGCTCGTCGACGAGCGGCCGCACATGCGCTTCGGGACGCGCGACGCCTTCAAGTCGGTCGTCGCGGCGCGCGCCGCGGCGGCGATCGCGTGGTCGGCGCGCGACGCCGGCGACCGCGTCGGCGCGCTGATCCTGTCCGACGCCACGCTGCGCGAGTCGATGACCGCGCCGCAGCGGAGCCGCGCGCGGCTCCTCCACCTGCTGCGCAAGCTGAGCGACGCCACGTCGCGCACGCCTGCCGTGGCCGGCAACGAGCATCCCCCCTCGCTCGCGGACGCGCTGTCCTCCCTGGCGCGCTCCAGCCGGCCCGGCACCCTCATCCACGTCATCAGCGACTTCGTCGACCTCGACGACGCGGCCGAGCGCGAGCTCGCCCGCCTCGCGCGCGGTCGCGAGGTCGCGTGCGTGCTGGTCTACGACCGGCTCGAGGCGGCGCTGCCGTCGGCCTCCGGGCTGCGGGTGAGCGACGGCGAGCGCGTGATCGAGCTGCCGACGTCGCGCGCCTGGCGCGAGAAGTACGCCGCGCGCTTCGCCGAGCGGCGCGCGCGCCTCGAGCGCATCTGCCGCGAGCGCGGCTTCGGCTTCGTCGCGCTCGCGACCGGCGACGACGTGCCGTCGGTGCTGCGCGCCGCCGCCGCGCGCCACGTGCGCGGTGCGCATGCGCTCGCGGCTGCCGCCGCGACGCCCGCGACGCCGGTCGCTGCGAGGCCCGCCACGGCGGCCCCGATCTCCGAGGCGACGCGCGTGGCGAGGAGAGCACACGGAGGTCTCCGATGA
- a CDS encoding DUF4381 domain-containing protein, giving the protein MTPTIDPTAAGDPLAALRGLHLPEPVGFWPPAPGWWIAAGLLVASAVGVWLWRRARRRSVARHALRELDALAVRSGTEDLQALATAVSELLRRLALVRFGRARVAALHGRAWQSFLSETAPRSRRARFDADAGLLLSLAPYAPAGAECLTLAGATLDRAGLLAAARAWIKENA; this is encoded by the coding sequence ATGACGCCCACCATCGACCCGACCGCCGCCGGCGATCCGCTCGCCGCGCTGCGCGGGCTGCATCTCCCCGAGCCGGTCGGCTTCTGGCCGCCCGCGCCCGGCTGGTGGATCGCGGCGGGGTTGCTCGTCGCGTCCGCGGTCGGCGTGTGGCTCTGGCGCCGCGCACGGCGACGCAGCGTCGCGCGGCACGCGCTGCGCGAGCTCGACGCGCTCGCGGTGCGCAGCGGAACGGAGGACCTGCAGGCGCTCGCGACCGCGGTGTCGGAGCTGCTGCGCCGTCTCGCGCTGGTCCGCTTCGGACGCGCGCGGGTCGCCGCGCTGCACGGCCGCGCCTGGCAGAGCTTCCTCTCCGAGACCGCGCCCCGCTCGCGTCGCGCGCGCTTCGACGCCGACGCCGGACTCCTGCTGTCGCTCGCGCCCTACGCGCCGGCGGGCGCCGAGTGCTTGACGCTCGCCGGCGCCACCCTCGATCGCGCGGGTCTGCTCGCGGCGGCCCGCGCGTGGATCAAGGAGAACGCATGA
- a CDS encoding VWA domain-containing protein: MIELAWPWAFALLPLPFVVRALLPAAPLGRAGALRVPFFARLATTEAGPHAGTRRRWLLGAMTLAWVALVAAAARPQWVGEPLPLPAEGRDLMLVTDISGSMARDDFTLGGVPTDRLTVVKQVADEFIARREGDRVGLVLFGTRPYLQAPLTFDRDTVRTLLDEAQVGLAGDETALGDALGMAVKRLRERPAESRVVVLLTDGASNAGTLDPRQAAKIAAEEGIRVYTIGVGADAMAVATPFGRRVVDPSADLDEETLQAIADETGGAYFRAKNVEGLATIYRKIDELEPATAEPLYLRPTKELFPWPLGVALALTLGIGAALARPFATFGATSSSEVLS; encoded by the coding sequence ATGATCGAGCTCGCCTGGCCGTGGGCCTTCGCCCTCCTGCCGCTGCCGTTCGTCGTGCGCGCGCTGCTGCCCGCCGCGCCGCTCGGGCGCGCGGGCGCGCTGCGCGTCCCGTTCTTCGCCCGTCTCGCGACGACCGAAGCCGGCCCACACGCCGGCACGCGTCGTCGCTGGCTGCTCGGCGCGATGACGCTCGCCTGGGTCGCGCTGGTCGCCGCCGCCGCGCGCCCGCAGTGGGTCGGCGAGCCGCTGCCGCTTCCCGCCGAGGGACGCGACCTGATGCTGGTCACCGACATCTCGGGCAGCATGGCGCGCGACGACTTCACGCTCGGCGGCGTGCCGACCGACCGCCTGACCGTCGTCAAGCAAGTCGCCGACGAGTTCATCGCGCGCCGCGAAGGCGACCGCGTCGGCCTCGTGCTGTTCGGCACGCGGCCGTACCTGCAGGCGCCGCTCACCTTCGACCGCGACACCGTGCGCACGCTGCTCGACGAGGCCCAGGTCGGACTCGCCGGCGACGAGACCGCGCTCGGTGACGCGCTCGGCATGGCCGTCAAGCGCCTGCGCGAGCGTCCGGCCGAGAGCCGCGTCGTCGTGCTGCTGACCGACGGCGCGAGCAACGCCGGCACGCTCGACCCGCGCCAGGCCGCGAAGATCGCCGCCGAGGAAGGGATCCGGGTCTACACGATCGGCGTCGGCGCGGACGCGATGGCGGTCGCGACGCCGTTCGGCCGCCGCGTCGTCGACCCGTCCGCCGACCTCGACGAGGAGACGCTGCAGGCGATCGCCGACGAGACCGGCGGCGCGTACTTCCGCGCGAAGAACGTCGAGGGCCTGGCGACCATCTACCGCAAGATCGACGAGCTCGAGCCCGCGACCGCCGAGCCGCTCTACCTGCGGCCGACCAAGGAGCTCTTCCCGTGGCCGCTCGGCGTCGCGCTCGCGCTCACGCTCGGCATCGGCGCCGCGCTCGCGCGACCGTTCGCGACGTTCGGCGCGACGTCGAGCTCGGAGGTGCTGTCGTGA
- a CDS encoding VWA domain-containing protein, with protein sequence MIPESFHFLRPAWLLALVPVALLLWLGLRSTTRASAWRRVVDEHLLRHLMLTDGGTARRWPLAAAGVALAAACVALAGPAWERVPQPTFTASQPVVVALDMSPSMAASDVRPSRLGRARHELHDVLERTRGGQVGLVLYTDDAFVASPLTDDARVIEEMVPSLEMGLMPPRPARADLAIARASTLLEQAGVASGDILLLTAGVDQRRDETLAAARAAAARGHRVSVLGVGERDGLDVEALEQLARAGGGRFAVLTADDADLEVVLPRRAATGGALAPGASSAQADVWRDAGVYLVLIPLLLAPLAFRRGLVAAVALALLAAAPARAEASVWSDLWSRRDQQAQRALQAGDPATAAQLFEDPAWKAAAQYESGDFAAAVEAYRQLPGDDNVYNLGNALARSGQLEEAIAAYDRVLASVPDHADAKFNRDLVQKLLDQRRQQEQQQQQQQREPQEQSSGGGSQQENEQSEQARNERGQDESAQGQSGDGGTDAQASAEQQEPQSGSSADESRSADAGGEQFEPQPAEPQTAQGSEEQPESQQDGAQASARRASDDGASPEDDAADGAAARAEQNANDEQAEQDRSLAERLTQALQGDEAQDDANAEQPEEPREQAQGAGSGRPLTEREQAREQALRAIPDDPGGLLRAKIRRHYAEKRYSQREDISPW encoded by the coding sequence GTGATTCCGGAGAGCTTCCACTTCCTGCGCCCGGCGTGGCTGCTCGCGCTCGTGCCGGTCGCGCTGCTGCTGTGGCTGGGTCTGCGCTCGACGACCCGCGCCAGCGCGTGGCGGCGCGTGGTCGACGAGCACCTGCTGCGCCACCTGATGCTGACCGACGGCGGCACGGCGCGCCGCTGGCCGCTCGCCGCGGCCGGCGTGGCGCTCGCGGCGGCCTGCGTCGCGCTCGCCGGCCCCGCCTGGGAGCGCGTCCCGCAGCCGACCTTCACCGCGTCGCAGCCGGTCGTCGTCGCGCTCGACATGTCGCCGTCGATGGCGGCGAGCGACGTGCGGCCCTCGCGCCTCGGGCGCGCGCGCCACGAGCTGCACGACGTGCTCGAGCGCACGCGCGGCGGCCAGGTCGGGCTCGTCCTCTACACGGACGACGCCTTCGTCGCCTCGCCGCTCACCGACGACGCGCGCGTCATCGAAGAGATGGTGCCGTCGCTCGAGATGGGGCTCATGCCGCCGCGGCCGGCGCGCGCCGATCTCGCGATCGCTCGCGCGAGCACGCTGCTCGAGCAGGCCGGCGTCGCGTCGGGCGACATCCTGCTCTTGACGGCCGGCGTGGATCAGCGTCGCGACGAGACGCTCGCCGCGGCGCGCGCGGCGGCCGCGCGCGGGCACCGCGTGTCGGTGCTCGGCGTCGGCGAGCGCGACGGCCTCGACGTCGAAGCGCTCGAGCAGCTCGCCCGCGCGGGCGGCGGCCGCTTCGCCGTGCTCACCGCCGACGACGCGGACCTCGAGGTCGTGCTGCCGCGTCGCGCAGCGACCGGCGGCGCGCTCGCGCCCGGCGCGTCGAGCGCCCAGGCCGACGTCTGGCGCGACGCCGGCGTCTACCTCGTGCTGATCCCGCTGCTGCTCGCACCCCTCGCCTTCCGCCGCGGGCTCGTCGCCGCGGTGGCGCTGGCACTGCTCGCGGCGGCCCCGGCGCGCGCCGAGGCGAGCGTGTGGAGCGACCTGTGGAGCCGCCGCGACCAGCAGGCGCAGCGCGCGCTCCAGGCGGGCGATCCCGCGACCGCGGCGCAGCTCTTCGAGGATCCCGCGTGGAAGGCGGCGGCGCAGTACGAGAGCGGCGACTTCGCCGCCGCGGTCGAGGCCTACCGCCAGCTGCCGGGCGACGACAACGTCTACAACCTCGGCAACGCGCTCGCGCGCTCGGGCCAGCTCGAGGAGGCGATCGCCGCCTACGATCGCGTGCTGGCGAGCGTCCCCGACCACGCGGACGCGAAGTTCAACCGCGACCTCGTGCAGAAGCTGCTCGACCAGCGCCGCCAGCAAGAGCAGCAGCAGCAGCAGCAGCAGCGCGAGCCGCAGGAGCAAAGCTCCGGCGGTGGCTCGCAGCAGGAGAACGAGCAGAGCGAGCAAGCACGAAACGAGCGCGGGCAGGACGAGAGCGCGCAAGGCCAGAGCGGCGACGGCGGCACGGACGCACAGGCGTCGGCCGAGCAGCAGGAGCCGCAGTCCGGCTCGTCCGCGGACGAGTCGCGCAGCGCCGACGCCGGCGGCGAGCAGTTCGAGCCGCAGCCGGCCGAGCCGCAGACCGCGCAAGGGTCCGAGGAGCAGCCCGAGAGCCAGCAGGACGGCGCGCAGGCGAGCGCGCGTCGAGCATCCGACGACGGCGCGTCCCCCGAGGACGACGCCGCGGACGGCGCTGCCGCGCGCGCCGAGCAGAACGCGAACGACGAGCAGGCCGAGCAGGATCGCTCGCTCGCCGAGCGCCTCACGCAGGCCCTGCAGGGCGACGAGGCGCAGGACGACGCCAATGCGGAGCAGCCCGAGGAGCCGCGCGAGCAGGCGCAGGGCGCCGGCAGCGGTCGTCCGCTGACCGAGCGCGAGCAGGCGCGCGAGCAGGCGCTGCGCGCGATCCCCGACGATCCCGGCGGGCTCCTGCGCGCCAAGATCCGCCGCCACTACGCCGAGAAACGCTACTCGCAACGGGAGGACATCTCGCCATGGTGA